One region of Deltaproteobacteria bacterium genomic DNA includes:
- a CDS encoding AgmX/PglI C-terminal domain-containing protein translates to MKVFILGIASLLLTTSGCTITQLSCQEKIALVLESTCSPQKKNKLAYAVVSGCSRPYTRAYDWGSQLTTLTKPLQCEKIPTQGFEYSWNAATTPEPKNRIFPKAPSREVRQKPGTITKQIVRDAMYPIQIQAKRCYENALRIYPNLSGKITMYFEVDTSGVVLRAGIQSTTMYHHGVESCLLKVVKRVRFPESKDGRKASITYPWVFKQGRN, encoded by the coding sequence ATGAAGGTTTTTATATTAGGCATTGCTTCATTACTCCTCACGACCTCAGGCTGCACCATCACGCAGCTGAGTTGCCAAGAAAAGATTGCGCTCGTTTTAGAATCTACTTGCTCCCCACAGAAGAAAAACAAGCTGGCTTATGCTGTGGTCTCTGGTTGCTCTCGGCCTTACACAAGAGCCTATGATTGGGGCAGCCAATTGACGACCCTGACAAAGCCCCTTCAGTGTGAAAAAATCCCAACCCAAGGGTTCGAATATTCCTGGAACGCCGCCACAACACCTGAACCCAAGAACAGGATATTCCCAAAGGCTCCAAGCCGTGAAGTCCGCCAGAAACCAGGTACCATTACGAAACAAATCGTTCGCGATGCGATGTATCCGATCCAGATCCAGGCAAAACGTTGCTATGAGAATGCATTGCGAATCTATCCAAACTTATCCGGGAAGATCACCATGTATTTTGAAGTCGATACGAGTGGCGTAGTTCTTCGAGCCGGCATTCAGTCCACCACCATGTATCACCATGGAGTGGAGAGTTGCCTCTTAAAAGTGGTTAAACGCGTAAGGTTCCCAGAGAGCAAGGATGGTCGTAAAGCTTCGATTACATATCCTTGGGTTTTTAAGCAGGGAAGAAACTAG